A region of Anopheles merus strain MAF chromosome 2R, AmerM5.1, whole genome shotgun sequence DNA encodes the following proteins:
- the LOC121590279 gene encoding homeobox protein abdominal-A homolog isoform X1: MSKFIIDSMLPKYAQFQPFISSQISSQSISNSNSTVSQTPNSEGSPLTTGSEDSPNSPPTSKMYPFVSNHPTTHTSYSTMPGFSGLDDKSCSSRYTDSVMNSYPPMGVPGSASIAQFYQQAAAVSAASAGVGVDSLGSACSQLSSSVGGAQSGLPDITRHPWLVTASQSALQKFASTDWMSNPFDRVVCGDFAGPNGCPRRRGRQTYTRFQTLELEKEFHFNHYLTRRRRIEIAHALCLTERQIKIWFQNRRMKLKKELRAVKEINEQARREREEQDKMKNESLKSAQQHHSQKQAQQEHTVVGSQQTSNGGGTGAGTGGGGGAGSGGSSGNLGSHLHHPSIVSQNDLKLGLGGMGVGVGGNLSMMGGLDNKTNQDILKAVMQHNKRWD; the protein is encoded by the exons ATGTCAAAGTTCATAATCGATAGCATGTTACCAAAATACGCTCAGTTCCAGCCGTTTATTAGCTCTCAGATTTCATCACAATCAATTTCCAACTCGAACTCGACAGTGTCGCAAACACCCAACTCGGAAGGCAGTCCATTGACTACTGGTAGTGAGGACAGCCCAAATTCACCACCAACCAGCAAAATGTATCCATTCGTTTCAAATCATCCGACTACACACACTAGCTACTCGACCATGCCAGGATTCTCTGGTTTAGATGATAAATCGTGCAG TAGTAGGTATACCGATAGTGTAATGAATAGCTATCCTCCGATGGGAGTCCCTGGTAGCGCCAGTATTGCACAGTTTTACCAACAGGCAGCTGCGGTTTCTGCCGCGTCGGCAGGAGTCGGCGTTGACTCGTTGGGGTCAGCTTGTTCCCAACTTTCTTCATCCGTCGGAGGTGCGCAGTCTGGTCTGCCTGATATAACCCGTCATCCTTGGCTGGTTACTG CATCGCAATCAGCTCTTCAGAAGTTTGCCAGTACAG ATTGGATGAGCAATCCTTTTGATCGGGTAGTCTGCGGCGATTTTGCAG GACCTAACGGATGTCCACGCCGGCGCGGTCGTCAAACCTACACTCGGTTTCAGACGCTTGAACTTGAGAAGGAATTCCATTTCAACCATTATCTAACCCGCCGACGAAGAATCGAAATTGCGCATGCCCTCTGTTTAACAGAGCGACAGATAAAAATCTGGTTTCAAAACCGTCGAATGAAATTAAAGAAAGAACTTCGTGCAGTCAAGGAAATCAACGAACAG GCTCGCCGCGAGCGCGAGGAACAAGACAAAATGAAGAACGAATCGCTAAAATCCGCCCAACAGCATCACAGCCAAAAACAGGCTCAACAAGAACACACGGTTGTTGGCTCTCAACAAACCAGTAACGGGGGTGGAACTGGTGCAGGAactggtggaggtggtggtgcagGAAGCGGTGGTAGTTCTGGAAACCTTGGAAGCCACCTGCATCATCCTTCAATCGTTTCACAAAATGATCTGAAACTTGGGCTTGGTGGAATGGGAGTCGGAGTTGGAGGAAATCTCAGTATGATGGGAGGTCTGGATAATAAAACGAATCAAGACATCCTTAAAGCA GTTATGCAACATAACAAACGATGGGATTAG
- the LOC121590279 gene encoding homeobox protein abdominal-A homolog isoform X4, whose protein sequence is MSKFIIDSMLPKYAQFQPFISSQISSQSISNSNSTVSQTPNSEGSPLTTGSEDSPNSPPTSKMYPFVSNHPTTHTSYSTMPGFSGLDDKSCSSRYTDSVMNSYPPMGVPGSASIAQFYQQAAAVSAASAGVGVDSLGSACSQLSSSVGGAQSGLPDITRHPWLVTDWMSNPFDRVVCGDFAGPNGCPRRRGRQTYTRFQTLELEKEFHFNHYLTRRRRIEIAHALCLTERQIKIWFQNRRMKLKKELRAVKEINEQARREREEQDKMKNESLKSAQQHHSQKQAQQEHTVVGSQQTSNGGGTGAGTGGGGGAGSGGSSGNLGSHLHHPSIVSQNDLKLGLGGMGVGVGGNLSMMGGLDNKTNQDILKAVMQHNKRWD, encoded by the exons ATGTCAAAGTTCATAATCGATAGCATGTTACCAAAATACGCTCAGTTCCAGCCGTTTATTAGCTCTCAGATTTCATCACAATCAATTTCCAACTCGAACTCGACAGTGTCGCAAACACCCAACTCGGAAGGCAGTCCATTGACTACTGGTAGTGAGGACAGCCCAAATTCACCACCAACCAGCAAAATGTATCCATTCGTTTCAAATCATCCGACTACACACACTAGCTACTCGACCATGCCAGGATTCTCTGGTTTAGATGATAAATCGTGCAG TAGTAGGTATACCGATAGTGTAATGAATAGCTATCCTCCGATGGGAGTCCCTGGTAGCGCCAGTATTGCACAGTTTTACCAACAGGCAGCTGCGGTTTCTGCCGCGTCGGCAGGAGTCGGCGTTGACTCGTTGGGGTCAGCTTGTTCCCAACTTTCTTCATCCGTCGGAGGTGCGCAGTCTGGTCTGCCTGATATAACCCGTCATCCTTGGCTGGTTACTG ATTGGATGAGCAATCCTTTTGATCGGGTAGTCTGCGGCGATTTTGCAG GACCTAACGGATGTCCACGCCGGCGCGGTCGTCAAACCTACACTCGGTTTCAGACGCTTGAACTTGAGAAGGAATTCCATTTCAACCATTATCTAACCCGCCGACGAAGAATCGAAATTGCGCATGCCCTCTGTTTAACAGAGCGACAGATAAAAATCTGGTTTCAAAACCGTCGAATGAAATTAAAGAAAGAACTTCGTGCAGTCAAGGAAATCAACGAACAG GCTCGCCGCGAGCGCGAGGAACAAGACAAAATGAAGAACGAATCGCTAAAATCCGCCCAACAGCATCACAGCCAAAAACAGGCTCAACAAGAACACACGGTTGTTGGCTCTCAACAAACCAGTAACGGGGGTGGAACTGGTGCAGGAactggtggaggtggtggtgcagGAAGCGGTGGTAGTTCTGGAAACCTTGGAAGCCACCTGCATCATCCTTCAATCGTTTCACAAAATGATCTGAAACTTGGGCTTGGTGGAATGGGAGTCGGAGTTGGAGGAAATCTCAGTATGATGGGAGGTCTGGATAATAAAACGAATCAAGACATCCTTAAAGCA GTTATGCAACATAACAAACGATGGGATTAG
- the LOC121590279 gene encoding homeobox protein abdominal-A homolog isoform X3, translating into MSKFIIDSMLPKYAQFQPFISSQISSQSISNSNSTVSQTPNSEGSPLTTGSEDSPNSPPTSKMYPFVSNHPTTHTSYSTMPGFSGLDDKSCSSRYTDSVMNSYPPMGVPGSASIAQFYQQAAAVSAASAGVGVDSLGSACSQLSSSVGGAQSGLPDITRHPWLVTASQSALQKFASTDWMSNPFDRVVCGDFAGPNGCPRRRGRQTYTRFQTLELEKEFHFNHYLTRRRRIEIAHALCLTERQIKIWFQNRRMKLKKELRAVKEINEQARREREEQDKMKNESLKSAQQHHSQKQAQQEHTVVGSQQTSNGGGTGAGTGGGGGAGSGGSSGNLGSHLHHPSIVSQNDLKLGLGGMGVGVGGNLSMMGGLDNKTNQDILKAHKLEYYQ; encoded by the exons ATGTCAAAGTTCATAATCGATAGCATGTTACCAAAATACGCTCAGTTCCAGCCGTTTATTAGCTCTCAGATTTCATCACAATCAATTTCCAACTCGAACTCGACAGTGTCGCAAACACCCAACTCGGAAGGCAGTCCATTGACTACTGGTAGTGAGGACAGCCCAAATTCACCACCAACCAGCAAAATGTATCCATTCGTTTCAAATCATCCGACTACACACACTAGCTACTCGACCATGCCAGGATTCTCTGGTTTAGATGATAAATCGTGCAG TAGTAGGTATACCGATAGTGTAATGAATAGCTATCCTCCGATGGGAGTCCCTGGTAGCGCCAGTATTGCACAGTTTTACCAACAGGCAGCTGCGGTTTCTGCCGCGTCGGCAGGAGTCGGCGTTGACTCGTTGGGGTCAGCTTGTTCCCAACTTTCTTCATCCGTCGGAGGTGCGCAGTCTGGTCTGCCTGATATAACCCGTCATCCTTGGCTGGTTACTG CATCGCAATCAGCTCTTCAGAAGTTTGCCAGTACAG ATTGGATGAGCAATCCTTTTGATCGGGTAGTCTGCGGCGATTTTGCAG GACCTAACGGATGTCCACGCCGGCGCGGTCGTCAAACCTACACTCGGTTTCAGACGCTTGAACTTGAGAAGGAATTCCATTTCAACCATTATCTAACCCGCCGACGAAGAATCGAAATTGCGCATGCCCTCTGTTTAACAGAGCGACAGATAAAAATCTGGTTTCAAAACCGTCGAATGAAATTAAAGAAAGAACTTCGTGCAGTCAAGGAAATCAACGAACAG GCTCGCCGCGAGCGCGAGGAACAAGACAAAATGAAGAACGAATCGCTAAAATCCGCCCAACAGCATCACAGCCAAAAACAGGCTCAACAAGAACACACGGTTGTTGGCTCTCAACAAACCAGTAACGGGGGTGGAACTGGTGCAGGAactggtggaggtggtggtgcagGAAGCGGTGGTAGTTCTGGAAACCTTGGAAGCCACCTGCATCATCCTTCAATCGTTTCACAAAATGATCTGAAACTTGGGCTTGGTGGAATGGGAGTCGGAGTTGGAGGAAATCTCAGTATGATGGGAGGTCTGGATAATAAAACGAATCAAGACATCCTTAAAGCA CACAAACTTGAATACTACCAATGA
- the LOC121590279 gene encoding homeobox protein abdominal-A homolog isoform X2, which yields MSKFIIDSMLPKYAQFQPFISSQISSQSISNSNSTVSQTPNSEGSPLTTGSEDSPNSPPTSKMYPFVSNHPTTHTSYSTMPGFSGLDDKSCSRYTDSVMNSYPPMGVPGSASIAQFYQQAAAVSAASAGVGVDSLGSACSQLSSSVGGAQSGLPDITRHPWLVTASQSALQKFASTDWMSNPFDRVVCGDFAGPNGCPRRRGRQTYTRFQTLELEKEFHFNHYLTRRRRIEIAHALCLTERQIKIWFQNRRMKLKKELRAVKEINEQARREREEQDKMKNESLKSAQQHHSQKQAQQEHTVVGSQQTSNGGGTGAGTGGGGGAGSGGSSGNLGSHLHHPSIVSQNDLKLGLGGMGVGVGGNLSMMGGLDNKTNQDILKAVMQHNKRWD from the exons ATGTCAAAGTTCATAATCGATAGCATGTTACCAAAATACGCTCAGTTCCAGCCGTTTATTAGCTCTCAGATTTCATCACAATCAATTTCCAACTCGAACTCGACAGTGTCGCAAACACCCAACTCGGAAGGCAGTCCATTGACTACTGGTAGTGAGGACAGCCCAAATTCACCACCAACCAGCAAAATGTATCCATTCGTTTCAAATCATCCGACTACACACACTAGCTACTCGACCATGCCAGGATTCTCTGGTTTAGATGATAAATCGTGCAG TAGGTATACCGATAGTGTAATGAATAGCTATCCTCCGATGGGAGTCCCTGGTAGCGCCAGTATTGCACAGTTTTACCAACAGGCAGCTGCGGTTTCTGCCGCGTCGGCAGGAGTCGGCGTTGACTCGTTGGGGTCAGCTTGTTCCCAACTTTCTTCATCCGTCGGAGGTGCGCAGTCTGGTCTGCCTGATATAACCCGTCATCCTTGGCTGGTTACTG CATCGCAATCAGCTCTTCAGAAGTTTGCCAGTACAG ATTGGATGAGCAATCCTTTTGATCGGGTAGTCTGCGGCGATTTTGCAG GACCTAACGGATGTCCACGCCGGCGCGGTCGTCAAACCTACACTCGGTTTCAGACGCTTGAACTTGAGAAGGAATTCCATTTCAACCATTATCTAACCCGCCGACGAAGAATCGAAATTGCGCATGCCCTCTGTTTAACAGAGCGACAGATAAAAATCTGGTTTCAAAACCGTCGAATGAAATTAAAGAAAGAACTTCGTGCAGTCAAGGAAATCAACGAACAG GCTCGCCGCGAGCGCGAGGAACAAGACAAAATGAAGAACGAATCGCTAAAATCCGCCCAACAGCATCACAGCCAAAAACAGGCTCAACAAGAACACACGGTTGTTGGCTCTCAACAAACCAGTAACGGGGGTGGAACTGGTGCAGGAactggtggaggtggtggtgcagGAAGCGGTGGTAGTTCTGGAAACCTTGGAAGCCACCTGCATCATCCTTCAATCGTTTCACAAAATGATCTGAAACTTGGGCTTGGTGGAATGGGAGTCGGAGTTGGAGGAAATCTCAGTATGATGGGAGGTCTGGATAATAAAACGAATCAAGACATCCTTAAAGCA GTTATGCAACATAACAAACGATGGGATTAG
- the LOC121590279 gene encoding homeobox protein abdominal-A homolog isoform X7: MYPFVSNHPTTHTSYSTMPGFSGLDDKSCSSRYTDSVMNSYPPMGVPGSASIAQFYQQAAAVSAASAGVGVDSLGSACSQLSSSVGGAQSGLPDITRHPWLVTASQSALQKFASTDWMSNPFDRVVCGDFAGPNGCPRRRGRQTYTRFQTLELEKEFHFNHYLTRRRRIEIAHALCLTERQIKIWFQNRRMKLKKELRAVKEINEQARREREEQDKMKNESLKSAQQHHSQKQAQQEHTVVGSQQTSNGGGTGAGTGGGGGAGSGGSSGNLGSHLHHPSIVSQNDLKLGLGGMGVGVGGNLSMMGGLDNKTNQDILKAVMQHNKRWD; encoded by the exons ATGTATCCATTCGTTTCAAATCATCCGACTACACACACTAGCTACTCGACCATGCCAGGATTCTCTGGTTTAGATGATAAATCGTGCAG TAGTAGGTATACCGATAGTGTAATGAATAGCTATCCTCCGATGGGAGTCCCTGGTAGCGCCAGTATTGCACAGTTTTACCAACAGGCAGCTGCGGTTTCTGCCGCGTCGGCAGGAGTCGGCGTTGACTCGTTGGGGTCAGCTTGTTCCCAACTTTCTTCATCCGTCGGAGGTGCGCAGTCTGGTCTGCCTGATATAACCCGTCATCCTTGGCTGGTTACTG CATCGCAATCAGCTCTTCAGAAGTTTGCCAGTACAG ATTGGATGAGCAATCCTTTTGATCGGGTAGTCTGCGGCGATTTTGCAG GACCTAACGGATGTCCACGCCGGCGCGGTCGTCAAACCTACACTCGGTTTCAGACGCTTGAACTTGAGAAGGAATTCCATTTCAACCATTATCTAACCCGCCGACGAAGAATCGAAATTGCGCATGCCCTCTGTTTAACAGAGCGACAGATAAAAATCTGGTTTCAAAACCGTCGAATGAAATTAAAGAAAGAACTTCGTGCAGTCAAGGAAATCAACGAACAG GCTCGCCGCGAGCGCGAGGAACAAGACAAAATGAAGAACGAATCGCTAAAATCCGCCCAACAGCATCACAGCCAAAAACAGGCTCAACAAGAACACACGGTTGTTGGCTCTCAACAAACCAGTAACGGGGGTGGAACTGGTGCAGGAactggtggaggtggtggtgcagGAAGCGGTGGTAGTTCTGGAAACCTTGGAAGCCACCTGCATCATCCTTCAATCGTTTCACAAAATGATCTGAAACTTGGGCTTGGTGGAATGGGAGTCGGAGTTGGAGGAAATCTCAGTATGATGGGAGGTCTGGATAATAAAACGAATCAAGACATCCTTAAAGCA GTTATGCAACATAACAAACGATGGGATTAG
- the LOC121590279 gene encoding homeobox protein abdominal-A homolog isoform X6, which produces MSKFIIDSMLPKYAQFQPFISSQISSQSISNSNSTVSQTPNSEGSPLTTGSEDSPNSPPTSKMYPFVSNHPTTHTSYSTMPGFSGLDDKSCSSRYTDSVMNSYPPMGVPGSASIAQFYQQAAAVSAASAGVGVDSLGSACSQLSSSVGGAQSGLPDITRHPWLVTASQSALQKFASTDWMSNPFDRVVCGDFAGPNGCPRRRGRQTYTRFQTLELEKEFHFNHYLTRRRRIEIAHALCLTERQIKIWFQNRRMKLKKELRAVKEINEQARREREEQDKMKNESLKSAQQHHSQKQAQQEHTVVGSQQTSNGGGTGAGTGGGGGAGSGGSSGNLGSHLHHPSIVSQNDLKLGLGGMGVGVGGNLSMMGAQT; this is translated from the exons ATGTCAAAGTTCATAATCGATAGCATGTTACCAAAATACGCTCAGTTCCAGCCGTTTATTAGCTCTCAGATTTCATCACAATCAATTTCCAACTCGAACTCGACAGTGTCGCAAACACCCAACTCGGAAGGCAGTCCATTGACTACTGGTAGTGAGGACAGCCCAAATTCACCACCAACCAGCAAAATGTATCCATTCGTTTCAAATCATCCGACTACACACACTAGCTACTCGACCATGCCAGGATTCTCTGGTTTAGATGATAAATCGTGCAG TAGTAGGTATACCGATAGTGTAATGAATAGCTATCCTCCGATGGGAGTCCCTGGTAGCGCCAGTATTGCACAGTTTTACCAACAGGCAGCTGCGGTTTCTGCCGCGTCGGCAGGAGTCGGCGTTGACTCGTTGGGGTCAGCTTGTTCCCAACTTTCTTCATCCGTCGGAGGTGCGCAGTCTGGTCTGCCTGATATAACCCGTCATCCTTGGCTGGTTACTG CATCGCAATCAGCTCTTCAGAAGTTTGCCAGTACAG ATTGGATGAGCAATCCTTTTGATCGGGTAGTCTGCGGCGATTTTGCAG GACCTAACGGATGTCCACGCCGGCGCGGTCGTCAAACCTACACTCGGTTTCAGACGCTTGAACTTGAGAAGGAATTCCATTTCAACCATTATCTAACCCGCCGACGAAGAATCGAAATTGCGCATGCCCTCTGTTTAACAGAGCGACAGATAAAAATCTGGTTTCAAAACCGTCGAATGAAATTAAAGAAAGAACTTCGTGCAGTCAAGGAAATCAACGAACAG GCTCGCCGCGAGCGCGAGGAACAAGACAAAATGAAGAACGAATCGCTAAAATCCGCCCAACAGCATCACAGCCAAAAACAGGCTCAACAAGAACACACGGTTGTTGGCTCTCAACAAACCAGTAACGGGGGTGGAACTGGTGCAGGAactggtggaggtggtggtgcagGAAGCGGTGGTAGTTCTGGAAACCTTGGAAGCCACCTGCATCATCCTTCAATCGTTTCACAAAATGATCTGAAACTTGGGCTTGGTGGAATGGGAGTCGGAGTTGGAGGAAATCTCAGTATGATGGGAG CACAAACTTGA
- the LOC121590279 gene encoding homeobox protein abdominal-A homolog isoform X5 codes for MSKFIIDSMLPKYAQFQPFISSQISSQSISNSNSTVSQTPNSEGSPLTTGSEDSPNSPPTSKMYPFVSNHPTTHTSYSTMPGFSGLDDKSCSRYTDSVMNSYPPMGVPGSASIAQFYQQAAAVSAASAGVGVDSLGSACSQLSSSVGGAQSGLPDITRHPWLVTDWMSNPFDRVVCGDFAGPNGCPRRRGRQTYTRFQTLELEKEFHFNHYLTRRRRIEIAHALCLTERQIKIWFQNRRMKLKKELRAVKEINEQARREREEQDKMKNESLKSAQQHHSQKQAQQEHTVVGSQQTSNGGGTGAGTGGGGGAGSGGSSGNLGSHLHHPSIVSQNDLKLGLGGMGVGVGGNLSMMGGLDNKTNQDILKAVMQHNKRWD; via the exons ATGTCAAAGTTCATAATCGATAGCATGTTACCAAAATACGCTCAGTTCCAGCCGTTTATTAGCTCTCAGATTTCATCACAATCAATTTCCAACTCGAACTCGACAGTGTCGCAAACACCCAACTCGGAAGGCAGTCCATTGACTACTGGTAGTGAGGACAGCCCAAATTCACCACCAACCAGCAAAATGTATCCATTCGTTTCAAATCATCCGACTACACACACTAGCTACTCGACCATGCCAGGATTCTCTGGTTTAGATGATAAATCGTGCAG TAGGTATACCGATAGTGTAATGAATAGCTATCCTCCGATGGGAGTCCCTGGTAGCGCCAGTATTGCACAGTTTTACCAACAGGCAGCTGCGGTTTCTGCCGCGTCGGCAGGAGTCGGCGTTGACTCGTTGGGGTCAGCTTGTTCCCAACTTTCTTCATCCGTCGGAGGTGCGCAGTCTGGTCTGCCTGATATAACCCGTCATCCTTGGCTGGTTACTG ATTGGATGAGCAATCCTTTTGATCGGGTAGTCTGCGGCGATTTTGCAG GACCTAACGGATGTCCACGCCGGCGCGGTCGTCAAACCTACACTCGGTTTCAGACGCTTGAACTTGAGAAGGAATTCCATTTCAACCATTATCTAACCCGCCGACGAAGAATCGAAATTGCGCATGCCCTCTGTTTAACAGAGCGACAGATAAAAATCTGGTTTCAAAACCGTCGAATGAAATTAAAGAAAGAACTTCGTGCAGTCAAGGAAATCAACGAACAG GCTCGCCGCGAGCGCGAGGAACAAGACAAAATGAAGAACGAATCGCTAAAATCCGCCCAACAGCATCACAGCCAAAAACAGGCTCAACAAGAACACACGGTTGTTGGCTCTCAACAAACCAGTAACGGGGGTGGAACTGGTGCAGGAactggtggaggtggtggtgcagGAAGCGGTGGTAGTTCTGGAAACCTTGGAAGCCACCTGCATCATCCTTCAATCGTTTCACAAAATGATCTGAAACTTGGGCTTGGTGGAATGGGAGTCGGAGTTGGAGGAAATCTCAGTATGATGGGAGGTCTGGATAATAAAACGAATCAAGACATCCTTAAAGCA GTTATGCAACATAACAAACGATGGGATTAG